In the Loxodonta africana isolate mLoxAfr1 chromosome 1, mLoxAfr1.hap2, whole genome shotgun sequence genome, one interval contains:
- the LOC100654836 gene encoding olfactory receptor 2H2-like — translation MINQSSPGGFLLLGFSEHPGLEKNLFTMALTSYLLTMVCNTLIFLPSMLNPRLHSPMYFFFSKLPFLDICFTTSFVPQILLNLWGPKKTISFLGCSVQFFIFMPLGTTECILQTAMAFGCYVAVCQPFHYATIIHPHLCGQLVAVTWVIGMVQTVVQAPAILHLPFCPQGQIDHFSCEVPSLIQLSCVDITYYEIQMVVASVFIFIVPLTFTLVSYSAITQAVVRVTLAKGRRKAFGTCCSHLMVVIIFYSSVIAVYFQPQNSYAQKRGKFFGLFYAVGTPILHPLL, via the coding sequence ATGATCAACCAAAGCTCCCCGGGGGGCTTCCTCCTTCTGGGCTTTTCTGAACACCCAGGACTGGAAAAGAATCTCTTCACGATGGCCTTGACTTCATACCTCCTGACCATGGTGTGCAACACACTCATCTTCCTGCCGTCCATGCTGAACCCCAGGCTCCACTCTCCAATGTACTTTTTCTTCTCCAAACTCCCCTTCTTGGATATCTGCTTCACCACAAGTTTTGTCCCCCAGATACTGCTCAACCTCTGGGGCCCAAAGAAGACCATTAGTTTCCTTGGCTGCTCTGTCCAGTTTTTCATCTTCATGCCCCTGGGGACCACTGAGTGCATCCTGCAGACAGCGATGGCCTTTGGTTGCTATGTGGCTGTCTGCCAGCCcttccactatgccaccatcaTCCACCCCCACCTCTGTGGGCAGCTGGTGGCTGTCACCTGGGTCATAGGTATGGTCCAAACAGTAGTTCAGGCACCAGCCATCCTCCACTTACCCTTCTGCCCCCAGGGGCAGATAGATCACTTTTCATGTGAGGTCCCATCTCTAATTCAGCTCTCCTGTGTGGACATCACCTACTATGAGATCCAGATGGTTGTTGCCAGTGTTTTCATCTTTATTGTGCCCCTCACTTTCACCCTTGTCTCTTACAGTGCCATCACCCAGGCAGTGGTGAGAGTTACCTTGGCAAAGGGGAGGAGGAAGGCTTTTGGGACATGCTGCTCCCATCTCATGGTTGTCATTATCTTCTACAGCTCAGTCATTGCTGTCTACTTCCAGCCCCAAAATTCCTATGCCCAAAAGAGGGGCAAGTTCTTTGGTCTCTTTTATGCAGTGGGAACCCCTATACTTCACCCTCTCTTATAA